The following are encoded together in the Gilvimarinus sp. DA14 genome:
- a CDS encoding response regulator, whose amino-acid sequence MQGVKLLIVDDDEDDFMLARDLLDEITTGPYQLDWADSYEAGREMLAQNRHDLCLMDYKLGARDGIELLSEAQGLGYSGPIILLTGMHQGEVDMQALQAGAVDYLVKDRLSAEQLARSIRYALARREMEHERVERLKAEAENRSKSEFLAHLSHELRTPLSAILGFTELLINTNKDEDSLGHLRVVHRNGKHLLGLLNDILDLSKIEAGKLELEIQPVYLSSFLTDIYFLMHGAAVDKSLKLQLDAPQPLPYQIHTDPTRLRQVLLNLLGNAIKFTDFGSVSMEVVPVVQGGKEQLRFLVRDSGIGIRQEALQDIFQPFVQTHGSSYAEPRAGTGLGLAISQQLVERLGGAIKVDSVPGEGSCFEFTIDIGDVGNVERRVFSLDFEDQRAAPNDIPVLQGKVLVVDDLRDIRLLIGHFVQQAGLQVTYARNGEEALRLAELERDKGEPFDIVLMDIHMPIMGGHEAAQKFRESGAEQPLIALTAAHMKGDMDKCLESGFTAYLSKPVDQQQLYNTLATYLRSSNDGTANSATDGILVVEDDADALQATSSLLELLGWTVYQASSGAQAESQLKNHQPKVILMDLNLPDANGYDLAARCKAIAPEVRIIVLSGDPVAEDKVTAAGISASLLKPVSLQDLQTL is encoded by the coding sequence ATGCAAGGGGTAAAGCTGCTCATCGTCGATGACGATGAAGACGATTTTATGTTGGCCCGTGACCTGTTGGATGAAATTACCACAGGTCCGTATCAGCTTGACTGGGCCGACAGCTACGAGGCGGGCCGGGAAATGTTGGCCCAGAATCGTCACGACTTATGTTTAATGGATTACAAGCTCGGCGCTCGCGACGGTATTGAGCTGCTCAGCGAGGCTCAGGGGCTCGGTTATTCTGGTCCTATTATTCTCTTAACTGGCATGCATCAGGGCGAAGTTGATATGCAGGCCCTGCAGGCTGGCGCGGTTGACTACCTGGTAAAAGACAGATTGTCGGCAGAGCAGTTGGCCCGCTCTATTCGTTACGCTTTGGCGCGCCGAGAAATGGAGCACGAGCGTGTTGAACGACTAAAGGCTGAAGCGGAGAATCGCTCTAAAAGTGAATTCTTAGCTCATTTGAGTCATGAGCTTCGCACACCCTTATCGGCGATTCTAGGGTTTACCGAGCTATTAATTAATACCAATAAAGACGAGGATTCGCTGGGTCATCTACGGGTTGTACACCGTAACGGCAAGCACCTTTTGGGATTGCTGAATGACATTCTCGATCTGTCTAAAATTGAGGCGGGCAAGCTTGAGCTGGAAATTCAGCCGGTATACCTGTCTTCATTTCTCACCGATATTTACTTTTTGATGCACGGCGCTGCGGTCGATAAGAGCTTAAAGTTGCAGCTGGACGCGCCGCAGCCACTACCCTATCAAATACACACAGACCCAACGCGATTGCGGCAAGTGCTACTGAACCTGCTGGGTAACGCTATCAAGTTTACCGACTTTGGCTCTGTGTCTATGGAGGTGGTGCCTGTTGTTCAGGGCGGCAAAGAGCAGCTGCGATTTCTGGTGCGAGATTCGGGTATTGGTATACGACAAGAAGCATTGCAGGATATCTTCCAACCCTTTGTGCAAACGCACGGCTCATCCTATGCTGAGCCACGCGCCGGTACTGGGCTTGGGCTTGCGATCAGTCAGCAGTTGGTAGAGCGTCTGGGTGGCGCGATAAAAGTGGACAGTGTGCCGGGTGAAGGCAGTTGTTTTGAGTTCACCATTGATATAGGCGATGTTGGCAATGTTGAGCGCCGGGTTTTCTCGCTGGACTTTGAGGACCAGCGCGCCGCTCCCAATGACATTCCTGTTTTGCAAGGCAAGGTTTTAGTGGTCGATGATTTACGTGATATACGACTGCTAATTGGGCATTTTGTGCAGCAGGCTGGATTGCAGGTGACCTACGCGCGCAACGGTGAAGAGGCTTTGCGGTTGGCCGAGCTAGAGCGGGATAAAGGCGAACCGTTTGATATCGTGCTGATGGATATTCATATGCCGATTATGGGCGGACATGAGGCGGCGCAAAAGTTTCGCGAGTCTGGTGCCGAGCAACCCTTAATCGCTCTCACGGCAGCGCACATGAAAGGCGACATGGATAAATGCCTGGAGTCAGGTTTTACCGCTTATTTAAGTAAGCCGGTGGATCAGCAGCAGTTATACAACACACTGGCGACCTATCTCCGCTCAAGCAACGACGGTACTGCAAATTCTGCTACCGACGGGATATTGGTGGTTGAGGACGACGCCGATGCACTGCAAGCCACCTCTAGCTTATTGGAGCTACTGGGCTGGACGGTGTATCAGGCCTCCTCTGGGGCGCAAGCAGAATCGCAGCTAAAAAATCATCAGCCCAAAGTTATTCTAATGGATTTGAATTTACCCGACGCCAACGGCTATGACTTGGCGGCTCGCTGTAAAGCTATTGCACCCGAAGTGCGGATTATAGTGTTGAGCGGTGATCCGGTGGCGGAAGATAAAGTGACGGCGGCGGGTATCAGTGCCAGTTTACTCAAACCGGTTTCTTTACAGGATCTGCAGACTTTGTAG